ACTTATCGAAAATTAGCCATTAGTTAGTAGTGACCTTTTCAGGCCACTACTAGGCAGTTCTATCATTTCCCTTTTCCAGAAGACTTGGCAGCTTTAGCAGCTTTCTTCGCAGCTTTTTCGGCGGCTATTGCAGCTAACTTAGCTTGTTCCTTTTCTTCGGCAATTTTATCCAGGTAATAATGATAATCTCCTAAGTAGACACGGAATTCACCGTCGCGGATTTCGACGATTTTGTTGGCTACTTGCGAGATAAAATAGCGGTCGTGGGAAACTACAATCGCTGTGCCATCATAGTTCTGTAACGATTCTTCCAACATTTCTTTGGCTGGAATATCTAAGTGGTTAGTCGGCTCATCTAAAATCAGCAGATTGGCTGGACGTAACAGCATTTTAGCTAATGCTAAACGAGCTTTTTCGCCTCCACTTAATGCATCTACTGACTTAAATGCAGTGTTACCTGTGAACAAAAACTGTCCCAAAAGCCTGCGGACTTCTTCGTTTGTCCAGTCGGGGACTTCATCATGGATGGTTTCCATGACTGTTTTCTGTAAGTCCAAAGCTTCGGCTTGATTTTGCTCAAAGTAACCGGGAATCACATTGTGTTCGCTTATTTGCACGCTGCCTTCTGTGGGTGGTTCCATACCCATAATCACGCGTAAAAGCGTAGATTTACCCGCACCGTTGGGGCCGAGAAAGGCAATGCGATCGCCTCTTTCTATTAAGAGATTTGTGGCTAAGAATAAGATTTTATCATCATAGACATGAGTTAAATCTTTAATCTCTACTACTTCTCGTCCACTGCGGGGTGCTGGAGGAAAGCGGAAGTGCAGGGTTTTCATTCCCGCCACAGGTGCTTCAATGCGCTCAATTTTTTCTAGTTGTTTTTCCCGGCTTTTCGCCTGGGTACTGCGAGTCGCACTGGCGCGAAATCGATCAACAAATGTTTGCTGTTTCTCTAGTTCTTTCTGCTGGCGTTCGTAAGCGCTCAGTTGTGCTAGTTGATTTTCAGCTTTTTGTTCTAAGTATGCTGAATAGTTACCCAGGTAGGTAGTAGAAACACCACGTTCAGTTTCTACAATGTGGGTGCAGAGGCGGTCAAGGAACTCCCGGTCATGGGAAACGATCACCATTGGAGTATTGAGATTTTTGAGGTAATTTTCTAGCCACTCAATGGTTTCTAAATCTAAGTGGTTAGTCGGTTCGTCCAGTAGTAATAAGTCGGGTTTTTGCAGCAGAATTTTACCTAAACTCATCCGCATTT
This portion of the Nodularia sp. LEGE 06071 genome encodes:
- a CDS encoding ABC-F family ATP-binding cassette domain-containing protein, which produces MLRLEHISKIYPTGEVLKDINWEVKPGDRIGLVGVNGAGKSTQLKIITGEIEPTAGEIIRPSSLHIAYLNQEFEVDPGRTVREEFWIVFEEANKVQMSLAQVQRDMETATPEELDKLIDKLDRLQRQFEALDGYNLDARIGKILPEMGFDSEDGDRLVSAFSGGWQMRMSLGKILLQKPDLLLLDEPTNHLDLETIEWLENYLKNLNTPMVIVSHDREFLDRLCTHIVETERGVSTTYLGNYSAYLEQKAENQLAQLSAYERQQKELEKQQTFVDRFRASATRSTQAKSREKQLEKIERIEAPVAGMKTLHFRFPPAPRSGREVVEIKDLTHVYDDKILFLATNLLIERGDRIAFLGPNGAGKSTLLRVIMGMEPPTEGSVQISEHNVIPGYFEQNQAEALDLQKTVMETIHDEVPDWTNEEVRRLLGQFLFTGNTAFKSVDALSGGEKARLALAKMLLRPANLLILDEPTNHLDIPAKEMLEESLQNYDGTAIVVSHDRYFISQVANKIVEIRDGEFRVYLGDYHYYLDKIAEEKEQAKLAAIAAEKAAKKAAKAAKSSGKGK